Genomic window (Pradoshia sp. D12):
AAGGACTTTCTTGTGAAAGTTCAACCAGGGGTGACGCGTTCTCAGTTGAATAAAGAGCTGAAAAAATACGGATTGTTTTTCTCCGTAGATCCGGGAGCAGATGCAACACTTGGTGGGATGGCAGCTACAAATGCCAGTGGAACAACATCTGTTAAATATGGAATTATGCGTGACCAAGTTCGGGATTTAGAGGTTGTTCTCGCAGATGGCACAGTGATTCATACAGGAAATTTAGCAGAAAAATCTTCTTCTGGCTATCATTTAAATGGTGTATTTGTTGGTTCGGAAGGGACACTTGGATGTTTTACTGAATTGACATTAAGAGTGTACGGTATTCCTGAAAATATTATGGCAGCGCGAGCATCCTTTAAAACAGTTAGTGATGCTGTTGAAGCAGTCTTGAATATTTTACAAGCGGGAATTCCAATTGCAAGAGTTGAGCTCGTAGATGAACCTTCTATGAAACAAGTAAACCTTCATAATAAGACGGCCTATCTGGAACAGCCAACCTTATTTTTAGAATTTGAGGGGAATGAGGCGGGCTTAAAGCAAGATGTTGAATTTATGAAAGAGATTGTGGAGGCTCACAATTGTGAACGTATTGAATTCGAGACCGATAATGCTGCTCGAAATCAGCTATGGGAAGCTCGCCATAATCTAGCTTACTCCTATATTCATGGACACCCAGGAAAAAAACTCATGATAACCGATGTTTGTTTGCCCCTTTCCGAGTTAGCAGGTGCTATTGCTCATGCAAGAGAAACACTTGATTTGTTAATGCTTACAGGCGGTGTTGTTGGGCACGTCGGTGATGGCAATTTTCATGTTCTGTTAATGATTGATATGAATGATTTTGATGAACTGAAAAGAGCTGATCAATATAATGAAATGATTGTCATGTATGCACTTGAACGAGGAGGAACTTGTACAGGAGAACATGGTGTCGGCATTGGGAAACAGAAATACCAAGAGAAAGAACACGGAGAAGCACTGCTGGTGATGGAAAAGATTAAACGGGTACTAGATCCAGATAATCTTCTAAACCCAAATAAAATTTTTAAAATAAAGAAAGAGAAATAAATAGATTGGTAGAATTTGTTTTAACCTTGATAGCTCTCTTAAGATAGAGACATGTATTGGTGGATGAGTTTTTATAATGATAACAGGAGGGTTTTAGGGGTGGAATTACAACAATGGTTTGAAAAAGGTTTAACAACGGAACAGTATATCGATGGTATGAAAACAAATAAAGAAAATCTCCTAAAGGTATATGAATCGTTCCATCTATCAGGGGAGAGTAAAGAGGCGCTTTTAACTATACCGCCCACTGGGATTAAGGTTATTGTGTTGACAGAAGATTGGTGCGGGGATGCAATGGTAAATATCCCGATTTTACTGCGTATTGCAGAGGCAACAAATATCGACGTTCGTTTTATCCTGCGTGACAGCAATTTAGAGTTAATGGATCAGTATTTAACCAATGGAACGGCTCGATCGATCCCGATTTTTATTTTCATAGATGAGGATGGAAATGAAGTAACCGTCTGGGGACCACGCGCTGCTAAAATTCAACAAAGCTTTGAGGAATTGAAATCACAGTTACCAAGCGCAGATGCCCCTGATTTTAAAGAAAAACAACTTGAGATGTTCAAAGAATTTGTAAATAAATTTACGGTGGATTATGATACTTGGCATGTTATTGCAGATAGCATTATTAGTAAGTTAAAAGAAATTAAGTAGCGAGTGATTCATCTAAAAGTATTAGAAGAGGATATATCACCGAGAAAAGCTTAGGCGACATACAAGGACGGGCTTCAATGATTCAATAGAATGGAATCCAGCCGTAAAATTTTGACAATCATTTAACTTCAGGCTTCGGTAATTAGGAACTTAAAATCTAGATAATTGAATGTGTAGAGAAAATATTTTTGGAAAGGACAGAAGGAGCAGGCTTCCCAACAAGAAGAAACCTGCTTTTATATATGGGCCATTAAAAAATGTGAAAGGATTGCAAAGTCAATAAAAGACGGTGGAACTGCAAAGTTAGTCAAGTACTCAAAGGAATAGAATGCTGGTTATATGAAAGGATTTTTGAATTGGAGAAATATAAAAAAAGAAAGTGTCCGTTTGTTATTTCAATTGCTGCTGTTTCAGGTGGAGGAAAAACGACCATCACCTCTTACCTGAAAAATAATTTGCAAAATAGTGGAACTCTATCCTTTGATGATTATGATTTTAATGGTCCCAATGACATGATTAATTGGATTGATAATAGAGGTAATCCAGATGATTGGGATTTATCACCGCTTCTTACAGATATAAAAAAGTTAGTTAATGAACCGCTGGATTACATAATAGTAGATTTTCCATTCGCTAATTTACATAGTCAAATGAAGGAAATTATTGATTTTGCAGTATTTATTGATACTCCACTGGATATTGCCATGGCACGAAGATTAACTCGAGATTTTAGAAATGGTGCCGTTGAGGAGATTATGATGGATTTAAATTACTACATTGGTTGGGGAAGAAGGGGATATCTTCATATGTTGAATACGATCAAACCGATTTCTGACCTCATTGTAGATGGAACATTACCTGAATATGAGATTGTAAATATTATTACTAAAAAAATAGAAACATAGTTGATTTTAGGGGGTAAACATGGTGAATATACGCTATGTAACAACAGAAGAGGAAAAGCAAAAGGTCTTGTCAGCCTATTTTAAAGAAGGTTTGAGTGGTCAATTAGATACTTTTCCGAGTAAGGAGAAAAGAAAGCTGATCATTTTACAAAATATAAGTGAACGTTTTGAACTGGGGAGAGTATATTCAGAAATAGAAATTAACGAAGTATTGAAAACAATTTACGGTGATTTTGCAACAATTAGAAGAGAGCTTATCGTGTATGGATTTATGAATCGCAGCAAGGATTGTTCGGAATATTGGATAAAAGAAGATTAAATGGATAAAATTTATATTGAGCAAGCCAAGCAAAAATGTTAGGGGATAATAGGATATTTAAATTATGTTGAATGATGAACTATTTAGTCTCACCCTTTGGAGACCGGTATTCTATCAAACTATAGCGAAAGTCCACGGCTGTCAAATTGACGGTCTTCTTTTATGCTGTTAAAGAGCAGTTTAGTTGAAAACAAATAGTGGATTGATAAACTGAAATAAGTGTATATTTATACTATGAGTGTAATAATGAAACTAATTTGATTAGTAGGTTTTGTAATCATAATACAAGTATACTGCATGAAATAAAAGTTTATTTACATAATATGATTATTATACGGCAATCATTTCTTTTGACCGACGAAAAAGGGTATCGGATAACTAATTATATAAATTATACAACTAAGGGTGAGGTAGCATGAAAAACTTATTAAAAAAGATAACCCGATTTTTCAAAACAGATAAAGAGTTATTTATTGAAGAATTGAACGATTACCGCCAAATATTAGATGATGCTATAAAAATTTTAGAGGAGAACATTCAAATTTTAAAGTTAGCATTAGCAAAGCATATAGAAATCGGTCATTACTTAGATATGAAACAATCGAACAAGCTTATTCGAATTGAAAGTATAAATAAGTTAGTCACACAGTATGTGGATCATAAGAAAGATACAGCTGCCAGGGAAATGATTCGAGAAAAAGTTAAGGAACAGCAGAAATTACAATGTCTGAATGAAATAATAGATATGCATAATCAAAGAATCCAAGAATATCAATATAGGCTAAATAAAGCCCTTTGTGTTTTAGATAATGATAAAAGCAATCGAGAAGCTTTTATTATCAAACAGAAAATAGCATTACAGGAATTGGTGATTTCTGAAAAGTTAGACAGAGGGAACTGCAAGAAGCATATTGAACGGATTAAAAGGGAAATTATCGATAAAGAGTCCTATAAAGAACTTAATCCAAAAGAGGATACAGTAAATGAAGTGTTAATAGATAGCGAGATTGAGAAGGAACTTTCCATCTTTAAACTGAATTACTCTTCAAGTAATGTGTAAATCCTTTAAAATCAAAAGCTTATGTTGAGCTTTTATGAGGTTAGTTTTGGTCGGGCTAATCGAATAAAGGTTTATGATGCCATTAACGTATGAATATTAAGATTGAAGACAGGGAGATTATTTCTCTGTCTTTTTTACTTTTTCATTTAGGACTTCGCTTTCTTGCTGTTAAGAATGATCATTGCCATACTATCTTGTTCGATATTATCTTGGTTCAGTTTATCAACAGAAGAATTGAATTGAAGTAAGGATAATTACAACGATAACGAATGGAGTAAATTATAAATGGTGATACTTTAAATGTTTTAATAATTCAAACACTTAAAGTATAATAATGGAATATCTGGAGATTTTTATTATTCCTACAAAACATTACATATTTCTCTTGAATGGGATGGAAGGTGAGGGATGGTAGTTGAATTATTCGTTACATCCACTTGGAGACCGAGCAATTTTAATTGAATTTGGCAAAGAGATAGATGAAGAGACCTATAACTCTGTCCGAAAGATAAGCAACATATTGGAAAGTGAGCAACCTGAGTGGCTGATTGAGGTGGTTCCCGCGTATACAACACTTACCTTATTTTATTCTCCTGAATATGTTTATCGAGCATTTCAGGAAAGTCGGCTACCATATGAAGTAATCACTAGTGAATTAAAAAGATTGCTAGACCGTCTTCAACCATCAATTAAAAACGAACAAAGAAGAGTGGAAATTCCAATTTGCTATGGCGGAGAATACGGTCCGGATCTAGTATATGTGGCTAAATATAATTATTTAACTGAACAGGAAGTTATTGAGATTCATTCAAGTGGTGATTATCTTATATACATGCTTGGTTTTGCACCTGGATTCCCCTATATTGGAGGAATGTCTAAGGAAATTTCAGCACCAAGAAGAAAATCGCCAAGACAAAATATACCCCCGGGAACGGTAGGAATTGCTGGTGAACAAACAGGAATTTATCCAATTGAAACACCAGGAGGTTGGCAGTTGATTGGGAGAACTCCTCTGAAATTATTTAATCCAACTGATTCGTCACCCACTTTATTGCAAGCTGGGGACCGGGTTCAATTTAAACCAATTAGCCCTGAAGAGTATGTCAGTCTGGAGGGGGAACGGCAATGTTAATAATTGAAAAATCGGGTTTGTTAACCTCCATTCAGGATTTAGGAAGGTATGGATTTAAAAAATATGGGATTATCACAGGCGGAGCAATGGATCCGTTATCTCATAGAATGGCAAATCTGTTGGTCCAGAATCATGAAAATGAACCGACGATTGAAATGACCCTCTATGGTCCAACTATACGATTTTTAGAGAATACGATAGTTTCTTTGTGCGGAGGAAACTTATCCCCTTCTTTAAATGGCAGGCCAATGCAAATGGCAAGTCCTATTCACATTCAAAAAGGGGATGTTCTGACATTCGGCCAGCCTAAGACAGGATGCCGTGCCTATTTAGCAATACGCGGGGGCATAAAGATTCCAAAAGTGATGGGGAGCTATTCCACTTATTTACGTGCACAAATAGGGGGATTCAAAGGGAGACCTTTGCAAAAGGGCGATCACTTAGGGGCTGGTCCTTTAAAACTTGAGAGGGATGTAATTAGCACGAAGTGGTTTGCTTCGAACTTGTTGCATATAGAGCCAGAAGGCCGTAAAAAGGTAAGGGTTTTAAAGGGCAGGCATTTTGAAGAATTTACAAAAAGGAGTATAGATGCCTTTTCTAAGCAATCTTATAAAATTTCTCCTCAATCAGATAGAATGGGTTATCGTCTTGATGGAGTCTCGCTTGAACTTTTTAAGCAGAAAGAGATTATTTCAGAAGCCGTCACTTTTGGGACGATACAGGTTCCTGCAAATGGGAAACCAATTATATTGATGGCTGATAGTCAGACGATCGGCGGCTATCCAAAAATAGCAGAAGTTATTTCGGTTGATTTGCCAGTTGTTGCCCAGGCAAAACCAGGTGATTCTTTGCAATTTGAATTCGTCACATTGGATGAGGCGCAGCAGCTTTATATTAATCAAGAAAAACAACTGAAAATTTTAAAAAGGGGAATTGGGATGAAATTTAATAAGGGGAAACAATATGTATAAGATTGACATTAATTGCGATATGGGAGAAAGCTTTGGGCAGTATCGATTGGGGCGAGATGAAGAGATACTAAATTATGTATCTTCAGCTAATATAGCCTGTGGTTTTCATGCAGGCGATCCATCGACAATGAAGAAAACAGTACGGTTAGCGCTTTCGAAGGGAGTTGGAATAGGAGCACATCCGGGTTTTCAGGATTTAATAGGTTTTGGGCGCAGGGAAATGAGGGTTAGTCCTGAGGAAGCCTATGATCTGGTA
Coding sequences:
- a CDS encoding thioredoxin family protein, whose product is MELQQWFEKGLTTEQYIDGMKTNKENLLKVYESFHLSGESKEALLTIPPTGIKVIVLTEDWCGDAMVNIPILLRIAEATNIDVRFILRDSNLELMDQYLTNGTARSIPIFIFIDEDGNEVTVWGPRAAKIQQSFEELKSQLPSADAPDFKEKQLEMFKEFVNKFTVDYDTWHVIADSIISKLKEIK
- a CDS encoding biotin-dependent carboxyltransferase family protein, translating into MLIIEKSGLLTSIQDLGRYGFKKYGIITGGAMDPLSHRMANLLVQNHENEPTIEMTLYGPTIRFLENTIVSLCGGNLSPSLNGRPMQMASPIHIQKGDVLTFGQPKTGCRAYLAIRGGIKIPKVMGSYSTYLRAQIGGFKGRPLQKGDHLGAGPLKLERDVISTKWFASNLLHIEPEGRKKVRVLKGRHFEEFTKRSIDAFSKQSYKISPQSDRMGYRLDGVSLELFKQKEIISEAVTFGTIQVPANGKPIILMADSQTIGGYPKIAEVISVDLPVVAQAKPGDSLQFEFVTLDEAQQLYINQEKQLKILKRGIGMKFNKGKQYV
- a CDS encoding AAA family ATPase, whose translation is MEKYKKRKCPFVISIAAVSGGGKTTITSYLKNNLQNSGTLSFDDYDFNGPNDMINWIDNRGNPDDWDLSPLLTDIKKLVNEPLDYIIVDFPFANLHSQMKEIIDFAVFIDTPLDIAMARRLTRDFRNGAVEEIMMDLNYYIGWGRRGYLHMLNTIKPISDLIVDGTLPEYEIVNIITKKIET
- the pxpB gene encoding 5-oxoprolinase subunit PxpB, producing MNYSLHPLGDRAILIEFGKEIDEETYNSVRKISNILESEQPEWLIEVVPAYTTLTLFYSPEYVYRAFQESRLPYEVITSELKRLLDRLQPSIKNEQRRVEIPICYGGEYGPDLVYVAKYNYLTEQEVIEIHSSGDYLIYMLGFAPGFPYIGGMSKEISAPRRKSPRQNIPPGTVGIAGEQTGIYPIETPGGWQLIGRTPLKLFNPTDSSPTLLQAGDRVQFKPISPEEYVSLEGERQC
- a CDS encoding FAD-binding oxidoreductase codes for the protein MIKTTEELLIALRSVIQESRVTTNHTILEQHSIDESYHRASLPDIVVFPTNTEEVREIITIADQYKVPIVPFGRGTSLEGHVIPYDHGIMIDFSLMDKIVEVREKDFLVKVQPGVTRSQLNKELKKYGLFFSVDPGADATLGGMAATNASGTTSVKYGIMRDQVRDLEVVLADGTVIHTGNLAEKSSSGYHLNGVFVGSEGTLGCFTELTLRVYGIPENIMAARASFKTVSDAVEAVLNILQAGIPIARVELVDEPSMKQVNLHNKTAYLEQPTLFLEFEGNEAGLKQDVEFMKEIVEAHNCERIEFETDNAARNQLWEARHNLAYSYIHGHPGKKLMITDVCLPLSELAGAIAHARETLDLLMLTGGVVGHVGDGNFHVLLMIDMNDFDELKRADQYNEMIVMYALERGGTCTGEHGVGIGKQKYQEKEHGEALLVMEKIKRVLDPDNLLNPNKIFKIKKEK
- a CDS encoding DUF2087 domain-containing protein, which gives rise to MVNIRYVTTEEEKQKVLSAYFKEGLSGQLDTFPSKEKRKLIILQNISERFELGRVYSEIEINEVLKTIYGDFATIRRELIVYGFMNRSKDCSEYWIKED